GATATGAGCATTCATATAGAACATATAATGCTATATACATGGAAGAAAATGGGCAAAGGGTTTATAGGCCTAGTTGAATATATGCAAATTTAGGTCTGTTAGAAAATCAGACAGTTTATATCACAAATAGCTGTGATCGTGGATGCAGCTTCTAATACTCTATAAGACCTCCGAGAGTCTTCTTTGTCAGCTGATCCTTTGAGATCATAGTCTGCCTCTATGAGTCAATCTCAGCAACACGACCACCTGACTCACCACACATTTCAGCTTGTTAGCTCTAGGAGGCACTCCAGATCTCTGTATACTTAAGAAGAGCTGAATTCCACTGCAGTAAATATTTAGCCAGTTTGACTGATGTTTTGAACAGTTTGAACAACTTTTCACTAGGACATCATTCTTTTTGGTCTGAAAAGAACTTTGAATTTGCTCTCTGTGTCAAGTTCAATTAAACTGCATATAACTACATATAACTGACaaacaatattaaatgtttagTAAACAAATGACTTCATGAGGACTTAAATATAAATTTGTTTCTCAAATATGTGTTTTGTCTCATATACATAGTTACAATCAGGTATTACAAAAAAGACTtccacatatttattttattattattattgttttttaaaaatagataaTATAACTGCATgactatttaaaaaatgtagaaaTGTAGAATATTCTGTATTTGACATGTGTGGCATTGCTGTAAAACggatttatttttctgtgacaCTGAGACGGAAGTTTAAAATAACACACGGGGTGACCCTTTTAAGAACCAATCAAGAGTAACCCAGATTTCATGCTGTTGGCTGCTCTTTTCCTCCAAATCTTCAGTTGACAAGACCTCTTAAAAGATGCATCTCTGTATCACCCTCTGTGGGATATGTAAGTGTCTGGGTAGAAGATTCATGTATATTCAGGTAGGGTTATATTTTCATACCTGATTATGCTTTTTTAACAATGTGTATTTTTCTGACACAGTTCATCTGTCAGCTGTGATCCAGTCAGCTACAGTCAAGCAGGACACTGGGGTGAGATTTGCTGCTATTGGGGACAACGTGACTTTGCAGTGCTTTTATGAAAGCCAAGTGGCGATGCACTTCTCCTGGTACCGACAATTCTTAGGAAGCCAACCTAAGCTCCTCTCTACAATTTACAAATATGATAAGCCATCTGAAGTCCTCCACACATTGGAAAAGAACCCTCGTTTCTCTGTGGAAAGAAAGGAAGGGACCAATCATCTGCAAATCTCTGGTGTCCACCTCTCAGATTCAGCTACATACTTCTGCGGGAGCTCACACTCCAACATGGTGGAATTTGGAGAAGGGATCTTTCTGAGTGTTCGAGGtattttgcttctgtttttcatGAACACCTTTTATTCCATGTTCCTTTAGCATTCCCATGCTTAGAGTCTAGGGCCGATGTGCCAGGTCCCCCAGTCACTCCCTCCAGCTCTTCCAAGGGGACACTGGGGCCTTCACAAACCAGACAAAAGATTTACTCTTTCCATTGAGTCTTTGGTCTGCCTTATCTGAATGACCTCAACTGGctcccttttttattttcttttttgaaaatccttgCCATCCAAAAAAAATCGTGTTTTATTGTCTAAATATTACaactggtaaatggactggttcttatatggAGCTTTTCTACTGTAACTGAGCACTCAAATCGCTTTAAatcagcagtccccaacctttttttgcgcacggaccagtttatgtccgacaatgttttcacagaccagcctttaaggtgttgcagataaatacaacaaaataaaaccagtaccggtaccaaaaaaaaaaaagaatatttattcataacacacgggaaaagacccaggaaaaccaagttaacgataaaaaccaaaaaaaccctgaaaaccataaatttcacacacgagcctcaactctcacagcccggtaccaaacagCTTACGGACCGCTACCGGtctgtggcccgggggttggggaccgctgctttaaacaacttgcctcattcagaAATTCACACATGCACAATTTTTGCATGTGCATTCTATCTAACATTTGCTCCATCAGAGAGCAACTGTAATATAAACCAGATTAGATGTTGGTTAATATTGAATAATGATTAATAATGATTATTATGATGAGTTTTTATTTTCAGGTATATAAACATGGGGTATTTCATCTTatatgaatgtgagtgtgaatggttgacAATCATTCTGCATTTACCCTAAAAAACACTGGTTCAAATATTTACTTCTCCTTTCCCTGTTTATTCTTCATCTACCTTTCTGTTTACTTACTGCTTTATTTTCAAAACTAGTCACTGATGTGGATTTTTATATTTCTACTTAcctcctttgttttttctcctctctgcttattatttttttttatttgggttCACCTTTGCCTTATCAGCCTTTTTCTATTCAGTCTAGCCTAATGTgcatttggtttatttttttttattttcatctagCCAGTTAGCGAGTATATTTTTTACCTGCCGTTATTgtgcattttattgttttttgtttattttgcagTGTCCTTTTCTTTGAAACCCTGCTAATGTTTTGTTGGTGTAGATTGGAAAGATCATCAACAGTATGCTCATTAATACATGCATATACATTCAAGATCTACAAAAAATGACACATAAAGCTACTTTCTCAAATTTTTTACGTTTTTTCAGGAGCTAATCACCAGACAATTGACCAAGAACCAGCATCTATGACCATCCAAGTTGGCGACTCAGTGATGTTCAACTGTACAGTACACACTGGAACCTGTGATGAAGAACATAGTGTCTACTGGTTTAGACACGGATCCCACCCAGGAATtgttcacacacatataaacacaaataaacccGTCTCTGTGAAGTCTCCTTCACAGAGCTGTGTGTACCATTTGCATAAAATGAACCTTAGCTCCTTTGATACTGGAACCTATTACTGTGCGATGTCCTCCTGTGGGGAGATACTGTTTGGTAATGGAAGCAAGCTTATCATCAGAGGTGATGTTAAAGACCGAGATGCTGAGGTAAAAATTTTGGTGTGGCTCTCTATCATTAGAGCCGGGATTCTCTTGTTCTTTCTACCCTCatgtatttgtgtatttgtcAGAAAAAGCTGTTAATTCAGCAAACTTGTGTTACGCAAAACTTAAACACAAGTTTATTTGTtcaagaagaaaacagattaaGAGATGAACGGGTATTAGCATGTTCATTTACTCATCCAGTCACTATATttgttttaatacttttttaaaagataatatctcttttgttgttgtttttatgtaatCCTGAATTTGAAAGAGTAGCAAAatcaaatttcacattttaatatttttaccaTTCAGTGGTATTTAATTCTTGTAATACGATgccataaaaataaacaaacaaacaaaataaaacaaaagactataatttaaaagaaattacATATTTACAGATATTAATTCTGAATAAGATGAAAGAAAATCTAAATTATCCACATTTTGtgtaaaataacatgaaaaaagtgaaacagAGTTGCCATAAAAATGTTTCTTCCTCTCAGAACAGACTAATAAAGCTGTtgtaaatttttaattttagaatATAAGTTTATTACTGTaaagccatttttaaaaattggatGCAATTAGTAACACCCACCCAGACATAGggcattttaaaatctgtaTTATAAATTTCATACATTCTTTGTCATAATGATTGATTATATTTTCACATTGTGTTAGAGTTTGCGCATGTTTCATTTATATTGATTTTTTACATGACTGTATAAGTGCTCTGCAGTGTGTAGTTGGTTTGTTGACCATCCCTATGTATACACATATAGTTGTAACTGGAGTGATAATATGTTTGTTGTTTAATAattgttaaaaataaagaagaatcAAGAAACATGAAATTTCTTGTTTgacttgtttcttttagtaaatgaATTTAACCTCCTTTGTTCCTAATTCACAAACCataagcatgcacacacacacacacctacacacacacacgcacacacacgcacacacacacacacacacacacatagcaaaATAATGCAAAGAACCAAATTTTTAAGACTGAGAATCCTTTGCAAACACTAATAGTTAATTAGTAATCAGTAAGTTTCTAAGCAAAAACTTACTTTTCTTTACTCGTTGTCTAAGAGGGGGAGATGTCATTGTATTGCATATCATGCTGAAAACCACCGATATGTAAGAATAGAGTGGATGTGGAGCTTGAAACAGGTACATAATGTTTTGACTAGGGCTATGATAAGATCACTACAGTACtaccattatttttttatatgtagCGAACAAAAAACTGATGACGACATAACATATAGAAATGAGACTGATACCTAAATTCATTATACATCGTAAATGCATAAACAAAGTACAGTAGCACCTTATATTTTCAGATACAAGCATAATGTTAAATAGGATCTTGCTGATACTTCTGTAAGAAGCTTTCCAAGTCACAGTGATACAAatccaacctttttttttcctggtttaTTTCAATTCAGGTCTTTCAGTCTCTTTGGCAGACCCTGACATCAGAATAAACCACTGTGTcctgactgtttttcactggaGATCTGCAGGCGGAAATTCTGGGAGCAGAAGACACTGAAGCATAGATGACTCCAGATCTACTctgaaaaaacatgaaatttatATAGATACGTCACACATGTTCTGACTGCTTGGACAAAGAGAGACAACagttcaaattttattttatgagcTATGAAGTAAAGCGCCATTGGTTCTCATGTAGTTATAGTTCAAATAAAATGTCAGCCCTTTTATGCTTGAAATCCCCTGTCTGTAATAGCATagccctattgccagtcttggcagccggggatcggtccgccagggcctccgctcctggccgccgcccgacacacattgcacccgacccctatggcgcctcctgcgggtggtgggcctgcgggaggatgggcccatgtctcctcttcgggctgtgcccggccgggccccatggactaaggcccggccaccagacgctcgccctcgggcaccctccccgggcctggctccagggcggggccccggtaaccctatcccgggcagggtaaactgttccctcgatgttcttttcatacgggtcttctgaatcgctctttgtctggtccctcacccaggaccaatttgccatgggagaccctaccagggggcaaaagcccccagacaacatagcccctgggatccctgtgacacacaaacccctccaccacgataaggtagcgattcacgcctcctgggtgaggtgttccgggcatgtcccaccgggaggaggccccggggcagacccaggacgcgctggagagattatatctctcggctggcctgggaacgccttggtgttcccccggatgagctggaggaggtggctggggagagggaggtctgggcttctctgcttaggctgctgcccccgcgacccgacttcggataaagcggatgaggatggatggatggatggatggtaatAGCATAGCAGTAAGTCTATTTATTCCCAAATAGTTAACATATTGCACTATAAAGCCAGTATTTACGTTGTTTTTGATTAtgtaaaagggctgaaaactATGACCACAAATCGGGCACAATGCTCACAACATTTTTCAAATTCTTAACTCTGAGGTTGCATTTCCCAAAATAGCTGATGCATGCAAACAGGAGCAAACAGGAATTTCTTTGCAGCAGTAACACTAAATAAAGTCAGCAGTGTAATGCATATGCATGTATAGATAGGTGGCAGTGTATGTAGAAAGCAAAATCAAGAAAGCCAAAGAGCATGCTGTAGGTGTGTTTGAGAGTCATAGAGACAAGCAGCAGGAGGGAGGGAGCTGAGCACACCAAGCCCACACCAAACCAGTGAAGCTCATGCAGCCAATGAATCTTCAGTTAGCTCCTGCATGACAAAATatagcacaaaacaaaacaaaagagagccACCTAGTGCCAGAATGATCTTGAGATAATAACGTGCAAAGAGGTGTACCTCTCTCACAAACTTTAAATCATGTTTCAAAATGCCAATTTTCTTTGTATGAGAATAAACCATTGCAATGATTGTAATACACTGTCTACTAGGGAATAATCTTCCACCTTACAAAGCAGGAAATATAAGCCCTGTCTTCCTGACAAGAAATTTAAAGCTTTATGATCTGAAAATCTCAATCTCAAGAGATTAACTTGATTGACAGAGTCTGTAAAGACATTTAGAACAAAGCcttaacagacacacaaaagtcCACTATTCTGAGAAAGTTTCTAAAAACTTGGATGACTCCAGTTTCCATGATGTTAAGGAATCATGTTTGTTACTGCTGATGATTTATTCATCATCACTGAATTAACGATTTTGAGTGATTTCAGGGATTTTGGAGATTAACTATAGTTTTTAGTTAAGTGTTTTGGTAAATGCACTTGGACCTCTTATTTAAAGGCTAAATCTAACACGTTTATACTGAGTATAGTATATTTTGGATCTAATCATTGGTATATGCAGTTTGCATTTAGGTTGTAAGGTTTCTACCTAGTGTGGAAAGAATAATACGAGCTTTTTAAGAAAACTTTAGGGTATAAAACTTGCAGAATAAACAAAGGACAAAAGATACAAAAAACATTCATGCAATACTTGGCTGTCTTGTGGAGATCCATCAGATTCGGATGGTACTGTAAACAAAGATGTAGACAATCAGTGGTAGTTACTGTAtatatttgaaatgtgaacatatgGAATGAAAGCATTATGTACTATAAAGTAACATTTAGCCTTTCAGCTGGATagataaagagagagagcgtTCAGTATAAAGTATAATTTTACATACTTTTCAGGCCTTTTCCGTGATTCTTCCAATGTGCCCATGCAAGTAGAAGAGTCGCTATCCCAAGGATAATATTTGAAAGCATCAATGCAATAAAAGCAGGGCTGATATCATGTAATTTGGTGACACGAGCATCTCATTAATGAGagaagaataaagaagaaataaataattacatttacattacatCAGCTTAGGTATGTGAGGTATGATACAAACATGCACATCTTACTGCGAATTTTGATTGTGGTCCCATTTCCAAACATTGTATGTCCACATGAAGTCACAGCACAATAGTAGGTCCCAGCATCGTCCAAGGTGAGGTTCCATATGAAGAGGTTATACACGCAGATCATTTCTCCACTTTCAGCCATCTGACATATGTTCTCATTTCCTGATGAATAAATCATCTCTGGAGCAGAATTCTCAGAATTTTTCATCCATGTGATACTAGTATGTTCTGGTGCACACTGAGCAGAGTGAACTGAACAGCTGAGAGTCACAGAGTCTGCTAACTGCACTGTCTGGGACTCTGACTGATGGATGACAGAGTCACTGATCAGGTTTGTACCTTGGAAAAGAAACCGTTGACCCAGTTATTAGCTTTGTAGTCAatttgagagaaagaaaaaaagataaatgaatgaataaaaacttTTGAAATGTAAACACTTATACCTTTAATCAGGAGAAAGGTTCCTTGTCCAAATTCACACTTATTTAGTGTTAACACTCCACAGTAGTACGTACCAGTGTCCTCCTGTATAGTCTTGGATATGGTCAGATGACTCTTGAAGCTTTCAGCTTTTACTAAAAAATGCTGAGACGGTTCTTTGAATATTGTCAGATTATACAGAGTATCTGTTGAAGCCACTAGCTGCAGTCTTTTGCCAGTGGTCAATTTGTACCACACTCTCATTCTTGGTGCATCATGTTGAATGTGACACGTGATGCTAATTCTGTCTCCTAGTTTTACTGCTTGAAAGGAAACAGGCTGAGAGATGTCACTTAACAGTGCTTCACCTGAAATAAGCAGAGGAATAAGTAGCATAACAATCTGTTTTCTGTATATAATGCCAAATAAAAAGATATTATCAGTGGACTTTTGTAACTTACACAGAGACCAGAGTTGGAATACATTAAGAATGTAAACCATCATTTTCACTGCTTCAAGCTTCCACACAGCAGATCTGACTTACTGAAATGTCAGTGACAGAACTCATAACAGATTCAGCCTTGCAGGGCTAACCAGTGCGAAACCAAGCCAGATGTGTCCGAGGTCTGATTGGTTCACCATATTCGTGTAGTCTCACTTTATTGGCTGCTGAGTAAATCAAAGTCCTTTGATCACAACTTTGATGAGATACTGAGGTCAGGAGAAGGCCAGTTCAAGTCGTCCATCGAGTTTATGTCAAGATGAACAAGAAGATGAACAAACTGAAAACGTTTTCATTGTATTTATCATGAAAAGCTTCAGTGTTAGCATTTTGGCAGCCACCAAGTTAGTGTTTTGGGGAAAGAAACCAAAAGGTTCTATATGTTGATGTTGATGTTATACTAACAAGTTTGGATAGCAAGTTGTGTCTATAAGATGTATGGCTGCTAACTATGGACACCGATATCTACACTTtagcaaattttaaaaagtaagattgaatgaaacaaaaacagaactccactcaccaaaactgaaagACTAACTTTCTTTAAGATCTGTACCACGAACAAGCCAGTTACTAAAGGACCATTAGGTACACATAGAAACGTCCACTCCAAACTTACCCACCGTACACCTCCTATCAAGGGGAAGCAGATGAAAAAACAACACTGTGGGACGAACTACCTCAAAGCCAACTCTGAAGAACACTTAAAGGTTGGAAAGTCAGATTACGCTGGTAACTAACCAATTACATCATGTTACAATGGATCCAAATACTTTTACtgaatttttccatttttgtgttttgtacatTATATAGAAGCTAGTTTGTCACATCTATGAAATGCTGGCTTGCTATGCGCCATAATGTTGTCATAATGTTGTCATAATGTTGCTAGGTCATTTAGGATACTGCAGAACAGGCCAGGAGAAAACAGAATGACATTATGGCTAAATGGTTTAAATGCATGGTTCTCATAAGCCAGAACTGTGAAGGCTTTTTTTTACTCTAATGACTATATACTGCATTCACCTGACTTTTAGCACAGACAACAAATCAACCTCAGCATACTGAGAGCCACAGATGCTGAGACATCCTGCTTAAACCACAAGGCATTTTTACTGTTAACAGCAAAGAGTCTATAAAAGTGTCCTGCTTCTATAGTTAGAGTCAACAAGTAGAAAAAACATGTCAAGAAATATTTAGAAGACTTGACCTAATGTATGTTCACACCTTACACGTAATATCTGTGTGACAGAACCTGTTGGCTAACCTCACCAGCGCACAGAGGTTTAggtgatttctttttcttagaAAAGGTCCACCCATTTGTGGTAAGTGCTTAAATTTGAGCTCCACTGCACCTAGAATTTGTTAGAAACTCTTTCAATAAGCAATGAATCAAATGTCATGAGTTACATTACTTTAATGAACCCTTGTCTTTTAAAAGTTCTTAATAGGATAAATAGTAATCTGTAACATATTGCATATCAAAAGTAACCCTCCTGAAACCTATTATTAAACACCAACCCAAAACACAATCACTGGATACACATGTAGAAACACCTGTTTCTACAAATGTAGAAATCATGGAGATTGTGCAAACAGCTGTCACCATCCTTGTATCTTCTTCTGTGGTTCCCTATTACACgcccttcttttttcttttttgagggtttgtttcttgtgtttttacttCCTGGCTTTGTTCTTTGGGTTCCCTTTCAAGGTCTATTTTACAAAGAAAGTTTAACATGCACTGCATCTTTTGCTAATCTGCTTTCATAATTGTAACAGGTTACTTAAAATTCCAAGGAAACTTTCACCAGTGTCCTGAAACTGTACCATAATATAATCTTTTATGATTAGCTGATAACCTCTGTGGCCCATTAGCCACTGCTACCCAAGACTCTGTGAAACCAGGCATTTCAAGATGCTTGTCTAAGTGTGGTTGTATATAGACCACTAATTTGCACCTCCTCTTGTCTGCATGTTGAAGTGTCCTTAGAGAAGATACTTATCCTCAGTACCCCCAGGTTGTTTGTACACTTTACTTAAAAGGTCATTTTTAAATCATGTCTTATGTTTGCCGCCTGCCTTGTGGAGTTCATTTGTCATTATAATACAATGTTAGGTCAGTATAACATTATGATGAAGTGCTTCTCTTGCATGGCTCTCATAAACCACACATCAGAgcgcttttgtttttgtttttttacatgagACAACAAATCAACCTCGGGGTTCTGTGAACTACTGATGCTACAACATCCTGGTGAAACCACAgagtattttttactgttaactCCAAAGAGACTATAGAACAGCATCTCTTCTTTTTGATGGTACACATTATGCCAGTTAAGCAGCACTGAAGCATGGTTGGCTAATTTTGCATGCAGTGTGTTGAGGGGGCAGAATGCACAGCTGTGAATGTGAATCTTCTCTTTCAAATGTTGAGCTTGGTTGTTGACATGCACCATCATCATTCTGTGTTGAAACAGCATTGGTCACTTCATGCAAAACCCcccaaatgcatttttaaagagCTTTTATTAATAGAGGGCAAACCTTTAATTTATACAatttcaaacaaatttaaagtacATTCTTCTGAAACCTCCAGAGCAACTTAAATAAAGACAGTTTTGGTCCACTTCTTCACCTCTGCTCCTTCACACTGGAGTATACACACTCACTCTGGGTttgatctgttttttttcttgatctGTTAGTCTTGTGGTTGCGCAAAGCAGCGTAATGAaggttttctttgtattcacTGTCTTGATGTAACtggtgataaaaaaaagaaaagaaaaaatggtcCACCATCATTGTATAAGACGATATAAGACATTATTGTATAAAGAGCTAGACTGCAGCAGCTTACAGGAGAGAAAGAATAAATATGCTATGCTATCATTAATTTTCATAGTAGAAAATGATTCTTACCTCTGTGCTAGTTGTAGAAGTTTCTGAAGGtgttacaaaataaattaaaacattattttgatttcaatggAACAGGACGATGAAAACTTAATGTTGCCTTAAAAGAGTAACACTTACCTGCGCACCGCCTCTGCTGTTTGCTCAGTTTGTACAACGTGAATGCCAGAAAACCAGTCAGGATGGCAGTTAATGCCAAGGCTCCACTGAAGAAATGCACCAAGAGAAGAGATTCTGCTTTTTCTGCAGAGAGCAACAAATATGACCGTGCTtttagtcttttcttttttctggttTAGGAAAGAAAAGTCTTAAACATTACCTACGTTCAAACAGTACTAACATGCCTGTTTCTACTGGTTGATAGTGGTTGTTGCAAATTGTTGGTCTTAATCGTGATTATCACAAAAAGATACCAAATTAAGGAAATTTACTTTAGGGTGATATAGGACAGAATTCCAAAGTATCCATGAAAATGCATTTTACAATTATCTCCAGCTAATATGGATGCAGCAAGTCGGTGAAGTGGTCAGTAGTtatgcctcacagcaagaaattTAAACCTGCTGATAAGCGGGACCTTTCTGTCTGGAATTTATATGTTCTCCCTGAAGCTGTATGTTTTCCTTTGGTTTCTCTAGAATCCTCAGgcaattcatttttaatggttattCAGTTGTCCACTTTTCGGGGAACTGTCATTGTTTTTAGCTGGGATGATTTGACAGCAAGTCACAATGTTTCCAGCAGCCCCAGttggaaaatgtgtttttgaaaaatcattatTATTGATGGTTTGTAGGTATTATATCTAGATCTACTTTTATGCTTTAAGGAATTAATCCTACAAAGTTACTTACCCTTCACTGCAGTCCCACTTCCATATAGTATGTGTCCACATGAGGCCACAGCGCAATAGTGCTGAGAAAGATTCAGGTTCTTCATCGGAAAGTTGTAGACACAGGTGTTACTTTGTGTGTTGAGTTTCCTCTCACAGGGATCATTCCTGCTTCCATTGGTGTAAATGATTCCTGGAAGAGTTGCTTCAGACTTTCTGAACCAGTAAACACTGTGTTCTCCATCACAGCTTCCAGGTTGTACTGTACAGTTCAGAACCATAGAGTGCACTGGCTGTAGGGTTTCAGATGACAACTGGTAGACTAAAGCTCGGATGTTCTGATCTGAACCCTTTACACTGACAATTGTGCCTTCACAAAATTTAAAGTCATATAAATTGCTCATTACGCAGTAGTAAGTAGCTGAGTCTGAAGTTCTCAAATCTGATATCTTCAGAAAGTTTCCAGTAACCAGTGAAAAACGTGAATTGTTAAAGGGATCGTGAAAAGTACCATTTTGACGGTGCTTGTAGTATGTAGACATCAGCCTGGGTCTATTTCCTAGAGTTTGCTTATACCAGTAAAGCATCACTGCTGATTTGTCTTCACATTGGCATTCCAAAATCAGAGTTTCCCCAACATGGGCTGGTTTAAAATGTAACGCTGTATTTTTCAAGAGCGTTGTATGAGCTGAGGAGAAAATGAGGACACAAATCacataaatgtgaaaataaatgtaatatataTCCAAAATATGCATCTTCCACCATAAGAATTGAACAAGCAAACATGTTGGTTTTAGGTtaaaatgaacaacaaaaaGGTACAAAGCACAACTTACCCATATTTGCCACGAACAGACAGATGAAATACAAAGCACAGGTTGGAGGTGTCATCGTGCAACAAATGCTGTGAGGAATGAACACAATCTGTATACGTTTTCCACTCTTCACAGAGAAGACTGTGTCTGATTGGCCAGTCAGTCTGAAGGTCCTATTTTGGAAACAGTCAAAATAAACTCTCTCCTTAGCAATAGATTGCAtggttcatatatatatatatatatatatatatatatatatatatatatatatatatatatatatatatatatt
The sequence above is a segment of the Oreochromis aureus strain Israel breed Guangdong linkage group 3, ZZ_aureus, whole genome shotgun sequence genome. Coding sequences within it:
- the LOC116316429 gene encoding uncharacterized protein LOC116316429, producing the protein MMVYILNVFQLWSLCEALLSDISQPVSFQAVKLGDRISITCHIQHDAPRMRVWYKLTTGKRLQLVASTDTLYNLTIFKEPSQHFLVKAESFKSHLTISKTIQEDTGTYYCGVLTLNKCEFGQGTFLLIKGTNLISDSVIHQSESQTVQLADSVTLSCSVHSAQCAPEHTSITWMKNSENSAPEMIYSSGNENICQMAESGEMICVYNLFIWNLTLDDAGTYYCAVTSCGHTMFGNGTTIKIRNARVTKLHDISPAFIALMLSNIILGIATLLLAWAHWKNHGKGLKSM
- the LOC116316428 gene encoding uncharacterized protein LOC116316428 — encoded protein: MHLCITLCGIFHLSAVIQSATVKQDTGVRFAAIGDNVTLQCFYESQVAMHFSWYRQFLGSQPKLLSTIYKYDKPSEVLHTLEKNPRFSVERKEGTNHLQISGVHLSDSATYFCGSSHSNMVEFGEGIFLSVRGANHQTIDQEPASMTIQVGDSVMFNCTVHTGTCDEEHSVYWFRHGSHPGIVHTHINTNKPVSVKSPSQSCVYHLHKMNLSSFDTGTYYCAMSSCGEILFGNGSKLIIRGDVKDRDAEVKILVWLSIIRAGILLFFLPSCICVFVRKSC
- the LOC116316458 gene encoding uncharacterized protein LOC116316458; this encodes MTPPTCALYFICLFVANMAHTTLLKNTALHFKPAHVGETLILECQCEDKSAVMLYWYKQTLGNRPRLMSTYYKHRQNGTFHDPFNNSRFSLVTGNFLKISDLRTSDSATYYCVMSNLYDFKFCEGTIVSVKGSDQNIRALVYQLSSETLQPVHSMVLNCTVQPGSCDGEHSVYWFRKSEATLPGIIYTNGSRNDPCERKLNTQSNTCVYNFPMKNLNLSQHYCAVASCGHILYGSGTAVKEKAESLLLVHFFSGALALTAILTGFLAFTLYKLSKQQRRCAETSTTSTELHQDSEYKENLHYAALRNHKTNRSRKKTDQTQSECVYSSVKEQR